In Mugil cephalus isolate CIBA_MC_2020 chromosome 11, CIBA_Mcephalus_1.1, whole genome shotgun sequence, the genomic window AGAAACTATTTAAGTATTATTGTTTTAGTGGAGTAAAACTCACTCTTGGGAGTGACCACTGTCACACTAAGCATACTCACAGCTGTGTGCAGTTCCTCACGTAATGGTGACTGGCTCacacctctgtggatcaaccaCAATAGCTTGAAACCTGACAGATGGACTGTGTCCTTGTGTGAACTCTCGAATCTCTTCGGAATACAGCTGCATCGAAAAGTATCCTGATTAATGGTTTCATAAACCATAGGTTAAACCAGCATTCTGCTCTTCTTTTAATGGGGCTAGTGTGAAGTTTCAAATGGTTGACCTATTTTACACAGGTGTAGTTTTCTAATAATGGCCTGTTCTGATTTCCAAATATTTCTTTGTGGAAATTCCTCAAAATAACCGTTTACTTAACTTGTTACTAGAAATGTGTCCTGCCGTTCCACAAAGTCTGGACTGTGGACTGAATAAAAGATTACCAAGTTTACAATGGTATTAATGGCAGTTACTGCCATGTAGTGATTAAAGGAACATTGTGAGATTGTAAGGCCCTATGTCCATGGCTGAGGCTCTTGAGCAAGCTCCTAACCCCCAGACTGCTCCCTGGGTGCCACACAGGCGACAGTTTGACCTGGTTTTGAttccaaataaaaatgcacattttattgGTCAAAACCTCTTagaaaattattttgaaatcaaaAGGCCTTTCGATttgctatggaaacaggacAGAACTGTAAAGAGGATGTGAGAAAATGACCATTGTCTCAGTGTTATCTCCAGACACTTCATGCATTTCAACAACCACTAGAAGATGATAAGCTGACTTCAGAGTACGTTTATGAAGAAATTCATTAGTTACAAAAACAGGGACTGTGGACTGTTAACTCCTGAAGGACTTCACATCTAAATCACAAGTGAGATGGCTTTATGAAGACAATCCGCGTTAGCTGCCGAATGGTGATATTAAATTTCTGGCCTCCCTTCAACTGGTATCTGTTCATCTCTATCTTATCACAGTGCGGATGGAAACACAGCACGATAGCAGAAAGCACCTAAGCTCACCAAATCCTCCATCCAATTCAGACTCCAAATCTTCAGGCGCAATTCTCTGACCTCAGCGGTTGTGAAGTTGGTTATTCCTGTCTTTAGTCATCTGGTGATAACACACTGCTATTATGTGAGTGACTGTACGTgagtgtgtgtctatgtgtctcTGTGATCTTTTAATGAAAGATAATTGACATAATTTATGGTCCACTTATTATCTCATAACCAAGGAAGGTGAGTGCGTAAGCTGTGTACAGGACAAAGGTGAGACAGGTAAGCACACTCGTAGGCACAAACACGTACAAGcctgcacactcacacacagatattCAGCTGAATACTCCCTGCCGATGTTTCCTTGTGAGATGTTATTACATGATAAAGAGGAAGCCATCAGGAAACCGCTTAAGcactacttcctgtctgttgcCACGGTGACAGACCTCATTCTGCAGTTGCAAAGTTTACCATGACTTTGCTCGAGTTAATTTCTCGCAGAAGGCCTGAGTGGGAGgcaaaaacaaagaggcagGTGTGTTTCTCATGTTCTGGTGGGCTGTATCCTGTCCAGGCACTCCCCTCGGTCCAGCTGGGGTGTAGCAGCAACCTTTAACCCCAACATCTGACAACAATTAACATTTGCAAGTGTTCGGTGGTCTTTTTTTGAATGGCCTGAGCCAACGGCCCTTCAGCACAGCTGGTTTCCATTCagataaatatagaaataaagtCACTCGCTAGCAGTGGACACTTCCTGATTTGAAATGAGTCACTGGATTCGCAGCCTCAGACTGGCAGACATGTTTGTTATAGCTGCCAAGACTGATTGctctgttgtaaaaaaaaaaaaaaaaaaaaaaaaaattcaacattgGTTACTCTGGATTATGTCCTACATATATAACACtcacacatatttgtgtttcactCATTTAGATAACACTTTAAAACATTGTAAAGTTTATGGCAGCTCAACAGCTCAAACAAAGCCTCATTCATGACAGCCATGCTGAACTTTGCTTTTAATTAACCTATGATGTGAAAGTATGAGGGCAATTAAGCAACACTAAAATGCTGTCACGGTGTCTGTCTCTTAAAAATATTCAATGGATCAGTATCAATACTTGAAAAAAGGGCTTATGAATGAACATTGTTTGAAGTTACAATATGAATGAGTTAAATGTGCACTTCAGTGTCATGTAACTTCTGcaaacaatgacacaaagacAAGCTTTCCAGACCCTGATGCAGAGAGCAATAACAAGTACTGCTATTTATGACATTGGGGCTGTTGACATGGTTCAGATCTAAAGTACGGTAGGCTGTGTAAAATGTTGtgtcacacagagacacactccTGGCAACTCGTTGTTTTGATTCTACCTTGAATAAGAGACACATGGGGAGGGACACAGCAGCCCTGACAGCAACCGCATTCCAGCGAAGgtgaacacacgcacacacaagaaaaagatGAGGGTTAAGCCGCTCCTCTTTCAACTGGCTGCATCACTGGATCATTGGTAGATTCTTTCTGGGGTTTTCACTTGTCAGAACAAGCAGAGGCACAACGTCAGCAGTACAGGGcagagcagggagagagagacgaaGGGTGAGCAGTGAGGGCAAGAGAGAAATACAGCGGTTCTGGAGAGTGAATTTGAATTTTCAGAGGGAAACGCATGATAGGGCAGTGagtgaaacagagaaagagagagagagagagccgtagacacacacactgaggggTGTGTCATAGCAATTGAGTTCCTCAAGGAAGTACAACTCAACATTATCTTAAGACAGGGTGGTAAGCACTGACAGAAGCGCTGCGAaagggcagttttttttttttgaaggttttggttctgctcaaggtgaAGATGGAGAGATCCCGTTAAACTAACCGACCTGTGCTGTCAACTtgatacacagagagagagagagatctgacacagagaaggagggagggggcccCACACAGGTAAGACACTTGTTCTGTGTTCATGTGCTAGTAATTTGCTTTAGCTCcgcttttttgtttgtggatcTTGTGAAAATGAAGAGTGTTTGTGGGTTGGCGtccagcagacacacactgagcaaGCGAGGGATGATTGGAAACTGTGTGACTTCTCTCCACTTCCCCATCTCGAGTTGCGAGATACGATGCATGTTCACAGTCGTGCTGGAACAAGCACGGTGACATACATAGATGTAGAGctcacatttttgtttgcaCAAGCTGGGAGTTGCTCAACTCAAATCTTGAGGCAGTGGACTTTCCCTCCTTTACTGGTCTACTTTGATTTAAAACACGTTAAGTCAGAGCCAAAGACAGTAGAGGTTGCAGTATCACTCAGAGAGGTGCGGATATAAAGGGCAAATACAGGCTGCAGGCCTCTGCTGTCGACTTTGAGCCACAGAGCCAACTGCTCTGTTTCGCTTCCCTTTTGAGGCAGATGGGTGGCAGGCTTGAACAACGACAAAAAGTTGTGCAATGCGACTGCAATATGTCTCCTTAGAGGATTTCAAAATGGATTCTTAGCTGCTACTTTATGGAGGTCAGTTTGTGTAAAGGCCATATCAAACAATTTACGAAATAAAATGAAGTCAATGTGCCACCAAAGCATGATTACACTGAGAGCATGTTACTCAAGATGGAAAACAAGATCTCAAACTACAACCACACAGTTCAAAACACTCAGCGGAAGTGACATTTCATATGGCAAAGAACTTGTCTTTCATTGAAAGTTGCTGAGTAAGGACAATACAGtccaatccttttttttcttttttgcagtcATTGTTCTGATCATCACCAGCACAaaacagatgtttctatttgttCACTGACCATCTTGCCAGAAAGAGTCTTCTGAGTGAATGGTGCGGCTGTGTTTTCATCTGACTGAATAGTACAACCTGTGTGCATTACCTGGAATATTCTCATTGTTCAACCTGGTCTGTCAAAACTAACATAGACCAGCTGCACTCTAAGAACAGGAAAAAGCACATTTTGATTGGCCTGGTAAATTGGGAAAGGATTTCTCTTCATGAACATAAACAGTCATACAAAATGcatgcattcttttttttcttttgcaaatgtGTGCATGCTAGAACAACCAGGAAACACTTTCTCTAaaaaatgcacatgcacatgcacacaagttCATACATGTACACAAACTTGGAGGCTCAAACCTGGAGTCCTCTGAGGAATGCTAAATATTTACCTCTCtagcctgcctgcctgcctggaCGGCTCTACCAATCAGCACACTCTCTTTGACTGTCCATTAACCCAGAGAAAGAGTCCATGCTGCCTGGTTGTTAGGCAGCACTGAAACGCATTAAGAGCATCTCTGCTGCGGTAGTcccatttcagctttttttgctgttttgcctGACAGTATTAGATCTCGCACAGCAGGCATTTGGGAGGGAAACAAACACTTGAACGTGTAGTGCAGCCGCTCCCTGATGGAAGTCAACAATAAACTGATAAATGCTTTAAGGCCCTCTTCAGTCCATCTGCACCAGTAAATTGCTGCTCGACACTAAACACGTCCTCACCGTGACTGACTCAATGACGTCCATCACATAAAAGGGGTTTCATAGAAATATTCAGCTCCAGCACAGGAATGTTTAAAGCTCTCCAAACAACCTCCACAAACAACCTCCACCCCCTGATAGATCGacataaaaagacacaatgtAGATACACAAAAAGCCAAGCACCGAGCTGTCTCCTACTGGGGGAGTTTACTGTGTGGAAAACTGTCTGATGGCTGCACACTGCGCACGTCTCTCAAGTCCCAGTAGTCTCTTTAGCAAATAAATGAGATTGAAGCATGAATCTGACATAGCTATCGCACTACTCCACTTCCATTATCACTGTTAAGGGAAATTAATCTAATGAACGTTTTAAAATTCCCTACAGGGAACCCAAACCTTTTGTAACGAAGCGAGCTATTAGAAATGTGACACTTGTTCAAAATGAATGGTTGTGCATGTAAAATGGCACCTACTGCGATAGCCTATAAAAATTACTGTTTGCTTATTACGAATGTTGCAGATGGGATTGGGGCACACCGCCAGGAATAAGAAGAGCCACAGCAAGTGCTGCCTATTTGCATGATATGATCGTTAACGGGACGGGATCACTCTTTCTTTTATTAGTCGTTTGCTCATGTTGCTGACTGTGCATCACTGGAGCTGGACTGTGTTGTCTTTTGAATAACAATGACTAAGAAGCACAAACAGGGATGAAACAAATAGATTGAAGCGGTCGTCAGGAAGTCCTTTAACTGACACCAGCCAATATGTTGCCATTGCAGAGGATGTCTCAATGACAGAGTAGCTTGTGTTTTACCCAAAGGCAGACCTAGCAACAGTTATTAAGGTAGCCAGTGACTTCAGGTTGCTCACTTTCTGTTCCAACACTGATGCAATGTGATATCAACAGGCATGGACCTGCCTCAGCTATGTAGCCTCCCAACTTCCCTCAAATACCTGTTCACACAGGCCAGAAGTGCAATTTAGTGCAACAAAATCACACTGAAAGATGTTCAGAAACTGTCTTCTAAATTACAGTCCTGTTTGCACACTCAGTTTCTACATATGTAAGAAAACACTGTAACACCAAGTGACACAGGAAATAGGGGAGGATACGCAGATGTCTCAGTGGCACTGATGTTTGCCAAAGATAGTGCAACCTGTTGATTCTGCCTTAGTCTTTACATATACTTTGGATTAAGGTGAAATAAAAGCTAAGTATTTAGACTTAGATTTAATTTGCTGAGTCTGCGAAACAGTGGATATAACTAAGATGTATCAACATAAACATAAGTATACTTTCTTTATGTATTGCAATACTTGCTCTGATATTTTCCATCTATGTTATTTTAATAGTGTGGTAATTAAACCTTGCTTGCCCATTCTTTGATTGCTTCTCTTAGAAATACATCAGACAAGTAAAATGTAACTGCAGTTTCCTCTGTGAGCAGTCCAATTCAACTCTGCTGGCTTCTATGCAAGAGATGAGAGGGAAATTAAATGGAATTAAAAGGGAATTAATTCAAACCGTGTTGACAATTGAAGATAAACAGTGGATTTTGTAGTTCTGTTGTAGTGTGCTGTATGAATGCTGATGACCTCCCAGGGGAGGGTTCTCTGTGTTGGATGCTAGGTGTGGTTAAAATCTCAGTGGAGGAATTAAAAGCCTCCATAGAGTCTCTTCCATGGCACTTTTCCCTTTTGGCATCCATGTGCAtgtcagacacaaaaacaaacacaaggacTAACATTACATGAAGGGTATCAGCTTTCAGAAAGTACACTGTTCAATATacaatgttcagtgtttgtttgcttttttaataaaacaagattTTCTGTTATAAATGGGCTGACGTATGAGGGTGAATTGTTAATAATGGTGAGATTACTGTGGACTTTAATGATGCCTAAGAAGGGTGGTATTGGTGACAAATGGAAGGTTAGAGTGTGGAGAGTTGCAACTTTAAATCTCAAACTGATGTGGAGAATTTGGATAGAAGAGGTGCACATGTGTCCCCTGACCAGGCTCCATGGCTACCAACTCTTTAACCATGAACATGGCACTTAACCTCCGACTATTCTAATGGCACTGCTGGTTCTCTGGCAGTAAAAGGTTTTGCCAAACGGCAACCAGCTGTGGAAAAAGGTTGTTCCTCTTTCATGAGTGTCCCTATAAATGTCTTCACTGATTTTAGCTAAGCAAGGCCATACCTTTTATTTATGGgttggagaaaattaaaattgtgAGCTTATTCCTACTCTTTGTCACTTGCCAAAATGTTTTGGGAGTGGTGTAGTCTGATGGGAGAGATGGACATTGTTAGGGAGTCTTTTGtggcagaagaaaaaataaaataaaacttgtttaCACTGTTGAGTAATCAACTGACTCATAGGAAGCAGAATTAatcatgttaaatgtttttgccTCTGTGACTGAAAGTACCAAGTACCCAGCAGTTTAGTGATTTTCAGTTGGGTTATTTATGAGCATTTAGAACATTTACTTATGCCATTTTAGTCACTCAGTCAGTCTACACACATGATTTAAATATTCTCTCAGAAAAGAAACTTCTTCATGTGGTCATAAAACAGTTAAAGTTTTGAATTACTTTATCAAGAATACCTTTTTTCTGATCACTCAGGCAACAATGGACGCCTTTAGCTCCAGGGACATGGCCATGAAGGTTCAGAAGAAGATCCTCAGCAGCATGGCCAGCAAAAGCTCGGTTCAAATGTTCATCGATGACACCACCAGCGAGATCCTGGATGAACTCTACCGGGTCTCCAAAGAGTACTCGCAAAACAAATCAGAGGCTCAGAAAGTCATCAAAGACCTGGTCAAGATCGCAGTCAAGATTGGCGTGCTGTTCAGAAACAACCGCTTCAGCCCAGAGGAGCTGGGAGTGGCCCAAGACTTTAAGAAGAAGCTGCACCAAGGGGCCATGACAGCTATCAGCTTCTACGAggtacattttcacatttcaactCTTTCTGCACAGGGTAGGGCAAGATCcagaaagtcacattttcaatgCTATATAAGAAATTTTTGTAACTCAGTTCAATTTACTCTGAAAAAACACACTGCATGTACTTTAGAGACAGATCAGCAAGACAAATACACATTGAATAAAAACTAACCACCAAGTGTTTGTGATTTTAGTGTTTTCAGATTGAAAGCTATttactttgtcaaaaaaatgtccaatttaACGCAGATAATAAATTAATCAAGAAAGAACAAGCAGTCCGACAGTGAAATATTTGTTTGGGGACAGTAGAAAATTGGAAAACAGATACTACAAACAGGAGGAGTAGTGCATAGTATTATGTTTTTTGTATTCAAAGATGACTGTGTATTGTATCTCACTCAGACTTATTGTGAGGATCTTCATGTTCATCTCTACTTTGACAACATGTGTTTGCCTCAGACCCTGGTTTCATGTTCACACTAAAAGTATGTCTGCAAGAAAGGTGGTCATTtcaagataaaaaacaaaaaaaacttctaaaAACCATTTGTAGATGCATATTAGAGtacttcagtatttttttttttcaaataaaaattcatTGGCTGGCATTTCATTTTTCCTTAAAAATGATCTTATTGTATATTATTTACGTATTGCTAGCTACAAATTGCTCGAGATGGTGTGAAATGATCACACAAGTCAGTTCTCTAACTAAGTGTCTGTTGCAGGTGGACTTCACCTTTGACAATGCTGTGATGTCGGAACTACTGTCGAGCTGTAGGgatctgctgctgaagctgGTCAACCAACACCTCACCCCTAAATCTCATGGCCGCATCAACCACGTCTTCAACCATTACTCCGACCCCAAGCTCCTGACCAAACTGTACGATCCCAATGGCCCCTTCAAAACCAACCTCAGCAACATCTGTAAAGGACTCAACAAACTGGTGGAGGATGGGACAATATGACACATGAACAGACACATATCACAGACAGACACTGGGAGATCAACAGGTAGACTCAACTGAGACAAACTGCTGGACAAAACTCCTCTTACTGCTGCTGAGCAGTGGCGACGTAAGAGGCCAGTGATTTGAGTGCTAATATACTGCCACAGTTCTCAAAGAACATGTGGAATAAGAATAAAGTCGGTTGAGTCATTCCTCAATTTTGTAATGTTTAAAGGTGacttatatactgtatatatggaGAGAGATGACAGAATTGTGATGCCTGTTCAAACAGTGAAGCCAAACTTGAACATGAACAGATTTCTATTGTATCAGCCATTGTATTGGCATATGAAATGTCATCCAGTGTTTAATATCTGTGACCTTGAAATGTTATATTCAGAACTACTGATGCATTCTGGAGAGGAGGAGTCAAATCAGCCAGGTAGACTACATGATCAAGAAAGAAGGGGAACAGTGTAATACAGCACTGCCATCTGGTGGTCAAGGGGATGTTTTAGTGTAATGAATCTACTGAAGTGTCCAGATGATGATGCAGCCGATAATAAAGCAAATATAAGCACAGTGGACATTACTCCCACAAACACGCTGTAGTTTCAAAGAGTATTACAGCAGATTCCATGAGCTTGAACATTAATCATTCTATTCTAATGAATCTGTTCTAAGAATTTGTAGAATCAGTCACTGGTTGAGCTAAAGTAACTTTTTAGTTTGGCTTTACGGTATAAAGACATTCTAGATTAAAGAGACACTGAAAAATTATTAAGTGGGAAGTCCACCTCATGCAAAGGTCAGATATTACATTTAGCCAACACGTGATCTtctttgtgtaaataataatgcagcaaaaacacaggaacaaaacattttaataattaaatgaacTATACAAAACCATTACCCCTAAAAACAACTGGGAAAAGAACctgtcaaaatatattttaagagaCAGATGTCGGttgtttaaataatttcattttgctCTTGTTATCACAGTGAACATAGGTTTTGCATTCCATGGCTAAAGGTTCTCATAAGAAAAATGTGTGGCAGCATAGCACACAAACCTTGTGTTGAGTCAACCATGTGATCAGTCATATGACCAAATCAACATGTGACTGCAAATGATCACTTTCATGCCACGCGCTTAGTCCCTGCATGTGAGAACAAGTCGAATACAGCTATAAGCCATATGAACATTTCCATAACCTACAGTACAtcccaacaaataaataaatatgcaataattgttaaaaaaagacagtgtgAGTTCCTTAAATACAGTCtatattaaatgtgtgaaaagaCATATGAACTATAAAACTATATAGCAGCAGAGGGATTACCTGGCTTATTTTCCTTTATCTGTAATGCCCTGTTATATAGATATAGATCAAACTGTGCAACACAGATTTCTGAGAAAGTTTCTTGACTGATCAAATGTCACAGTTCGAAGATCTcatcctccctttctctcagtTTCTTGGTGAGTTTGGTGATAGTGAGTGGCACGGCCCCATGTGCTGCCTGCTGCAATCTGGAAGATGAAATGACACTCTGCGACCTTGTAAGCGGGCGGCAATCTGATGTCCTGCTGGTGCAAGCTGCTTCCAGAGCCGCGACCCTGCCAAGAACAAACAGATGAGAGGATACCATAAGTCTGAAGTGACTCAGCCTGTTGTCGCCTTTGGCTGCATTCAGCGATGATCTCAAAGACTGCACCTTGTCTTGACACACTGCCAACGTTTAGGTGGTCTTTATCTTTCAACTCAGCTGAAATTATTCTGATTAATCATTGCATGGATTCCAATGGATTCCAATTTTAGCTGATTATATGTGTCAACATGCCCCAAAACAATAGAATCACAATAAAACTTTTAACATGTGCAAATTGGTTTAGCCCCTGGAGAGTCAAAATTAGCCAGAAATAGAACTaaataagtttttctttttgacacaGAATTCACTTAATAGAAGAATATGACTGAGAtgaacatttgaatgtttttagcATTGCTGCACACATTAACAACTAGTTCGACCACCATGTCTCTACCCTCCTTGCCatgtcacctgatgtttaccccataTTCTGAAAGCATGAGCAATACTTCATTGTTTCCCCTCCGGAAAGAAAAAGATGCCACATGGTTATTAGGATATTAGAAGGTGATATTATTCTACTGAATGGATTATTAAAGGTTAAAATTAAGTATTCTCATATGGTCCATAATCAGTAAacaccaaaatatatttatgtgacCATGACCACAAGATTTCCAATACCTCACAATGCAAACCAAATGGAACACAGTATATTTCAAAGACACAGACAATAACCAGTTGCAGACCTGCAACTGGTTGTTGGTGTTACTAGTCAGGTTTTAGCAGTGCCTTACAAATAAGCAAATGCTGGAATACTACATGAAATAGATAAACTGTGCAGTTACAGCCTCAAAAGTTTTACCTTTTCTCTGCATCATGGCATCCTTTGACTGCAGCTTGCTTGGACTGGCTAATTAAGTCATCCAGCCTCTTCAAAAAATCCACTGGAGTGAGGTCTGAAACCATTTCTTTTCCGCCGCATTGCTTTTTGTCAGAGGAGCtcactgtgtgtctgttatGAACAGAAGCACGGCCAGCACTGTCTCCATCATGGTCATCTTCAGCCAAATCCCCCACCTTACTGAAGTCATCCAAGTCTGACAGCACAGGGATCAACAGGGACTTCTTAAGGAATATCGAGTCATTGGTGTACATCCTGTTAGCCCTTTTGATTTGCTCCATCTATAAGAGAGGTTTTCCTTGTTAGATTTGTGGAAACCAACAGTATGTTTACTTTCAGTACAAAAATTAGCCTTGCttaattttataaataaaagttggcGACTCCCATTTACTGTAATAAAATCATAAGGGCAGAActtgaaattaaataatttattcacatttgacattttgggtAGATGCTGTTCCTTAAGATGTAGCATAAAATGAATGCTCTAGAAGATGTTCGATTCTGAAGCAGCACGTTTCTATGCGAGTATAAAATGAGCTATTTAAGGATCAGGACTGACTAGACTTGTTTCAAGAGTTCAAACGTTAATTAATTGATACGTACGGACACTCCATATCTTAGGGCCAGGCCTTGGAGTGTCTCTCCCGGCTGAATCGTGTGCTCAATGCGTCTCTGCCGAACCGGAGAGAGCTGAGACCGGGTCAGACTGCCGTAGGATCTGGTGCGGCTCCCGCGGACCAGGCCGTTCACACTGGCTGGCTCTCCTGACATGTCCGTGAACGCTCTTTAAGTTATTAACCGACAAAATATTGGCCAACAAACTTTACTGTTAGCGTCATATGTGTAGAAGTTTACTTTTCAGTACCAAACCAGCAGCTTATCTAGCCTGCTAGCTCTCAATTTAAATTAGCGTTGATGCTTATCCTTCATTGTCAAACTGTGGCTGAATCTTTAAAGCAACGAAAGTC contains:
- the tnfaip8l2b gene encoding tumor necrosis factor, alpha-induced protein 8-like protein 2 B; amino-acid sequence: MDAFSSRDMAMKVQKKILSSMASKSSVQMFIDDTTSEILDELYRVSKEYSQNKSEAQKVIKDLVKIAVKIGVLFRNNRFSPEELGVAQDFKKKLHQGAMTAISFYEVDFTFDNAVMSELLSSCRDLLLKLVNQHLTPKSHGRINHVFNHYSDPKLLTKLYDPNGPFKTNLSNICKGLNKLVEDGTI
- the lysmd1 gene encoding lysM and putative peptidoglycan-binding domain-containing protein 1, which gives rise to MSGEPASVNGLVRGSRTRSYGSLTRSQLSPVRQRRIEHTIQPGETLQGLALRYGVSMEQIKRANRMYTNDSIFLKKSLLIPVLSDLDDFSKVGDLAEDDHDGDSAGRASVHNRHTVSSSDKKQCGGKEMVSDLTPVDFLKRLDDLISQSKQAAVKGCHDAEKRVAALEAACTSRTSDCRPLTRSQSVISSSRLQQAAHGAVPLTITKLTKKLREREDEIFEL